In a single window of the Gadus macrocephalus chromosome 6, ASM3116895v1 genome:
- the LOC132459862 gene encoding transducin-like enhancer protein 1 isoform X3 encodes MFPQGRHPPPGQPFKFTIPESLDRIKEEFQFLQAQYHSLKLECEKLASEKTEMQRHYVMYYEMSYGLNIEMHKQTEIAKRLNTICAQVIPFLSQEHQQQVVQAVERAKQVTMAELNAVIGVRGLPGLPPTQHLSHAHAAAGGAASVPLTPHPAGLHPSQLGGSAGLLALSGALGAMPTHHLAVKEGGDKKPHPSEPHPHPSGADHLRDREPGTSNAMLPESLRNSDKRRNGPDFLNDSKKRKVEDKDSSHYDSDGDKSDDNLVVDVSNEDPSSPRGTPLPSPRENGLEKGRTLKKDPCSPASTASSASSSSLKSKEMAMRDKAGTPGLKSTTPTPRGDSTPGPSSTPGLRPSLSKPPSMEMPHPPTAGLRTPMAVTGPYPGAFGMLPHGVGMNGDLAGAAAYAAGLHNMSPQMSAAAAAAAVAAYGRSPMVGFDPHSHMRVAGLPPSLTGIPGGKPAYSFHVAADGQMQPVPFPPDALVGPGIPRHARQINTLNHGEVVCAVTISNPTRHVYTGGKGCVKVWDISHPGNKSPVSQLDCLNRDNYIRSCRLLPDGRTLIVGGEASTLSIWDLATPTPRIKAELTSSAPACYALAISPDSKVCFSCCSDGNIAVWDLHNQTLVRQFQGHTDGASCIDISNDGTKLWTGGLDNTVRSWDLREGRQLQQHDFTSQIFSLGYCPTGEWLAVGMESSNVEVLHVTKPDKYQLHLHESCVLSLQFASCGKWFVSTGKDNLLNAWRTPYGASIFQSKESSSVLSCDISVDDKYIVTGSGDKKATVYEVIY; translated from the exons ATGTTCCCTCAGGGCCGACACCCG CCTCCAGGGCAGCCCTTCAAGTTCACAATCCCCGAGTCACTGGACCGGATCAAGGAGGAGTTTCAGTTTCTGCAGGCGCAGTACCACAG TTTGAAGTTGGAGTGTGAGAAGCTTGCTAGTGAGAAGAcagagatgcagagacactATGTCATG tacTATGAGATGTCCTACGGGCTCAACATAGAGATGCACAAACAG ACTGAGATTGCCAAGAGACTAAACACCATCTGTGCCCAAGTcattcccttcctctctcaggag catCAGCAGCAGGTGGTCCAAGCTGTGGAGCGAGCCAAGCAAGTGACGATGGCGGAGCTTAACGCTGTCATCGGCGTGCGTGGCCTCCCAGGCCTGCCCCCAACG cAGCACCTCTCCCACGCCCACGCCGCGGCCGGCGGCGCCGCCTCCGTGCCCCTCACGCCCCACCCTGCCGGGCTGCATCCCTCTCAGCTGGGGGGCTCGGCGGGCCTCCTGGCGCTGTCGGGGGCCCTGGGAGCCATGCCCACCCACCACCTGGCGGTGAAGGAGGGCGGCGATAAGAAGCCCCACCCCTCCgagcctcacccccacccctccgggGCCGACCACCTTCGAG ACCGAGAGCCGGGCACA AGTAACGCCATGCTGCCCGAAAGCCTGAGGAACTCTGACAAGCGGCGAAACGGGCCGGACTTCCTCAACGACTCAAAGAAACGCAAAGTAGAGGACAAGGACTCCAGCCACTAT GACAGCGACGGGGACAAGAGTGACGATAACCTGGTGGTGGACGTCTCTAATGAG GACCCGTCGTCACCCCGGGGCACgcctcttccctctcccaggGAGAACGGCCTGGAGAAGGGACGCACCCTGAAGAAGGACCCCTGCAGCCCGGCCTCCACGGCCTCCTCGGCCAGCTCGTCCTCCCTCAAGTCCAAAGAGATGGCCATG CGTGACAAGGCAGGCACGCCAGGGTTAAAATCGACCACACCCACACCAAGAGGAGACTCCACCCCTGGACCAAGCTCCACCCCTGGGTTACGGCCCAGCCTATCAAAACCCCCCTCCATGGAAATGCCCCACCCACCAA cCGCGGGCCTGCGGACCCCTATGGCCGTGACCGGGCCGTACCCGGGTGCGTTCGGTATGCTGCCCCACGGGGTGGGGATGAACGGGGACCTGGCGGGCGCGGCCGCCTACGCCGCCGGACTGCACAACATGTCGCCTCAGATGAGCGCCGCCGCTGCGGCCGCCGCCGTCGCAGCGTACGGCCGCTCCCCCATG GTCGGCTTCGACCCCCATTCCCACATGCGGGTGGCTGGACTACCACCCAGTCTGACCGGCATCCCTGGAGGCAAACC ggcGTACTCCTTCCACGTGGCGGCCGACGGCCAGATGCAGCCCGTCCCGTTCCCACCGGACGCTCTGGTGGGCCCGGGCATCCCTCGCCACGCCCGTCAGATCAATACGCTGAACCACGGCGAGGTGGTGTGCGCAGTCACCATCAGCAACCCCACCCGCCACGTCTATACGGGCGGCAAGGGCTGCGTCAAGGTCTGGGACATCAGTCACCCCGGCAACAAGAGCCCCGTCTCCCAGCTCGACTGTCTG AACCGGGATAACTACATCCGCTCCTGCCGTCTCCTACCCGACGGCCGCACGCTCATCGTGGGCGGCGAGGCCAGCACTCTGTCCATCTGGGAcctggccacgcccactccCAGGATCAAGGCGGAGCTTACGTCGTCGGCGCCGGCGTGCTACGCCCTGGCCATCAGCCCTGACTCCAAGGTGTGCTTCTCCTGCTGCAGTGACGGGAACATCGCCGTGTGGGACCTCCACAACCAGACGCTGGTCAG GCAGTTCCAGGGACACACGGACGGGGCCAGCTGTATAGACATCTCCAACGACGGCACCAAGCTGTGGACCGGGGGCCTGGACAACACGGTCCGGTCCTGGGACCTGCGGGAGGGACGGCAGCTCCAGCAGCACGACTTCACCTCCCAG ATCTTCTCTCTGGGCTACTGTCCGACCGGAGAGTGGCTGGCCGTGGGCATGGAGAGCAGCAACGTGGAGGTCCTCCACGTCACCAAGCCTGACAAGTACCAGCTGCACCTCCACGAGAGCTGCGTCCTCTCCCTGCAGTTTGCCTCCTGCG GTAAATGGTTCGTGAGCACTGGAAAAGACAACCTACTGAACGCATGGAGAACGCCGTACGGTGCCAGCATATTCCAG TCCAAGGAGTCTTCGTCGGTGCTGAGCTGCGACATCTCAGTGGATGACAAGTACATTGTCACTGGCTCAGGGGACAAGAAGGCCACCGTCTATGAAGTTATCTACTAG
- the LOC132459862 gene encoding transducin-like enhancer protein 1 isoform X1, producing the protein MFPQGRHPTPHQPPGQPFKFTIPESLDRIKEEFQFLQAQYHSLKLECEKLASEKTEMQRHYVMYYEMSYGLNIEMHKQTEIAKRLNTICAQVIPFLSQEHQQQVVQAVERAKQVTMAELNAVIGVRGLPGLPPTQHLSHAHAAAGGAASVPLTPHPAGLHPSQLGGSAGLLALSGALGAMPTHHLAVKEGGDKKPHPSEPHPHPSGADHLRDREPGTSNAMLPESLRNSDKRRNGPDFLNDSKKRKVEDKDSSHYDSDGDKSDDNLVVDVSNEDPSSPRGTPLPSPRENGLEKGRTLKKDPCSPASTASSASSSSLKSKEMAMRDKAGTPGLKSTTPTPRGDSTPGPSSTPGLRPSLSKPPSMEMPHPPTAGLRTPMAVTGPYPGAFGMLPHGVGMNGDLAGAAAYAAGLHNMSPQMSAAAAAAAVAAYGRSPMVGFDPHSHMRVAGLPPSLTGIPGGKPAYSFHVAADGQMQPVPFPPDALVGPGIPRHARQINTLNHGEVVCAVTISNPTRHVYTGGKGCVKVWDISHPGNKSPVSQLDCLNRDNYIRSCRLLPDGRTLIVGGEASTLSIWDLATPTPRIKAELTSSAPACYALAISPDSKVCFSCCSDGNIAVWDLHNQTLVRQFQGHTDGASCIDISNDGTKLWTGGLDNTVRSWDLREGRQLQQHDFTSQIFSLGYCPTGEWLAVGMESSNVEVLHVTKPDKYQLHLHESCVLSLQFASCGKWFVSTGKDNLLNAWRTPYGASIFQSKESSSVLSCDISVDDKYIVTGSGDKKATVYEVIY; encoded by the exons ATGTTCCCTCAGGGCCGACACCCG acgcCTCACCAGCCTCCAGGGCAGCCCTTCAAGTTCACAATCCCCGAGTCACTGGACCGGATCAAGGAGGAGTTTCAGTTTCTGCAGGCGCAGTACCACAG TTTGAAGTTGGAGTGTGAGAAGCTTGCTAGTGAGAAGAcagagatgcagagacactATGTCATG tacTATGAGATGTCCTACGGGCTCAACATAGAGATGCACAAACAG ACTGAGATTGCCAAGAGACTAAACACCATCTGTGCCCAAGTcattcccttcctctctcaggag catCAGCAGCAGGTGGTCCAAGCTGTGGAGCGAGCCAAGCAAGTGACGATGGCGGAGCTTAACGCTGTCATCGGCGTGCGTGGCCTCCCAGGCCTGCCCCCAACG cAGCACCTCTCCCACGCCCACGCCGCGGCCGGCGGCGCCGCCTCCGTGCCCCTCACGCCCCACCCTGCCGGGCTGCATCCCTCTCAGCTGGGGGGCTCGGCGGGCCTCCTGGCGCTGTCGGGGGCCCTGGGAGCCATGCCCACCCACCACCTGGCGGTGAAGGAGGGCGGCGATAAGAAGCCCCACCCCTCCgagcctcacccccacccctccgggGCCGACCACCTTCGAG ACCGAGAGCCGGGCACA AGTAACGCCATGCTGCCCGAAAGCCTGAGGAACTCTGACAAGCGGCGAAACGGGCCGGACTTCCTCAACGACTCAAAGAAACGCAAAGTAGAGGACAAGGACTCCAGCCACTAT GACAGCGACGGGGACAAGAGTGACGATAACCTGGTGGTGGACGTCTCTAATGAG GACCCGTCGTCACCCCGGGGCACgcctcttccctctcccaggGAGAACGGCCTGGAGAAGGGACGCACCCTGAAGAAGGACCCCTGCAGCCCGGCCTCCACGGCCTCCTCGGCCAGCTCGTCCTCCCTCAAGTCCAAAGAGATGGCCATG CGTGACAAGGCAGGCACGCCAGGGTTAAAATCGACCACACCCACACCAAGAGGAGACTCCACCCCTGGACCAAGCTCCACCCCTGGGTTACGGCCCAGCCTATCAAAACCCCCCTCCATGGAAATGCCCCACCCACCAA cCGCGGGCCTGCGGACCCCTATGGCCGTGACCGGGCCGTACCCGGGTGCGTTCGGTATGCTGCCCCACGGGGTGGGGATGAACGGGGACCTGGCGGGCGCGGCCGCCTACGCCGCCGGACTGCACAACATGTCGCCTCAGATGAGCGCCGCCGCTGCGGCCGCCGCCGTCGCAGCGTACGGCCGCTCCCCCATG GTCGGCTTCGACCCCCATTCCCACATGCGGGTGGCTGGACTACCACCCAGTCTGACCGGCATCCCTGGAGGCAAACC ggcGTACTCCTTCCACGTGGCGGCCGACGGCCAGATGCAGCCCGTCCCGTTCCCACCGGACGCTCTGGTGGGCCCGGGCATCCCTCGCCACGCCCGTCAGATCAATACGCTGAACCACGGCGAGGTGGTGTGCGCAGTCACCATCAGCAACCCCACCCGCCACGTCTATACGGGCGGCAAGGGCTGCGTCAAGGTCTGGGACATCAGTCACCCCGGCAACAAGAGCCCCGTCTCCCAGCTCGACTGTCTG AACCGGGATAACTACATCCGCTCCTGCCGTCTCCTACCCGACGGCCGCACGCTCATCGTGGGCGGCGAGGCCAGCACTCTGTCCATCTGGGAcctggccacgcccactccCAGGATCAAGGCGGAGCTTACGTCGTCGGCGCCGGCGTGCTACGCCCTGGCCATCAGCCCTGACTCCAAGGTGTGCTTCTCCTGCTGCAGTGACGGGAACATCGCCGTGTGGGACCTCCACAACCAGACGCTGGTCAG GCAGTTCCAGGGACACACGGACGGGGCCAGCTGTATAGACATCTCCAACGACGGCACCAAGCTGTGGACCGGGGGCCTGGACAACACGGTCCGGTCCTGGGACCTGCGGGAGGGACGGCAGCTCCAGCAGCACGACTTCACCTCCCAG ATCTTCTCTCTGGGCTACTGTCCGACCGGAGAGTGGCTGGCCGTGGGCATGGAGAGCAGCAACGTGGAGGTCCTCCACGTCACCAAGCCTGACAAGTACCAGCTGCACCTCCACGAGAGCTGCGTCCTCTCCCTGCAGTTTGCCTCCTGCG GTAAATGGTTCGTGAGCACTGGAAAAGACAACCTACTGAACGCATGGAGAACGCCGTACGGTGCCAGCATATTCCAG TCCAAGGAGTCTTCGTCGGTGCTGAGCTGCGACATCTCAGTGGATGACAAGTACATTGTCACTGGCTCAGGGGACAAGAAGGCCACCGTCTATGAAGTTATCTACTAG
- the LOC132459862 gene encoding transducin-like enhancer protein 1 isoform X2, translating to MFPQGRHPTPHQPPGQPFKFTIPESLDRIKEEFQFLQAQYHSLKLECEKLASEKTEMQRHYVMYYEMSYGLNIEMHKQTEIAKRLNTICAQVIPFLSQEHQQQVVQAVERAKQVTMAELNAVIGVRGLPGLPPTHLSHAHAAAGGAASVPLTPHPAGLHPSQLGGSAGLLALSGALGAMPTHHLAVKEGGDKKPHPSEPHPHPSGADHLRDREPGTSNAMLPESLRNSDKRRNGPDFLNDSKKRKVEDKDSSHYDSDGDKSDDNLVVDVSNEDPSSPRGTPLPSPRENGLEKGRTLKKDPCSPASTASSASSSSLKSKEMAMRDKAGTPGLKSTTPTPRGDSTPGPSSTPGLRPSLSKPPSMEMPHPPTAGLRTPMAVTGPYPGAFGMLPHGVGMNGDLAGAAAYAAGLHNMSPQMSAAAAAAAVAAYGRSPMVGFDPHSHMRVAGLPPSLTGIPGGKPAYSFHVAADGQMQPVPFPPDALVGPGIPRHARQINTLNHGEVVCAVTISNPTRHVYTGGKGCVKVWDISHPGNKSPVSQLDCLNRDNYIRSCRLLPDGRTLIVGGEASTLSIWDLATPTPRIKAELTSSAPACYALAISPDSKVCFSCCSDGNIAVWDLHNQTLVRQFQGHTDGASCIDISNDGTKLWTGGLDNTVRSWDLREGRQLQQHDFTSQIFSLGYCPTGEWLAVGMESSNVEVLHVTKPDKYQLHLHESCVLSLQFASCGKWFVSTGKDNLLNAWRTPYGASIFQSKESSSVLSCDISVDDKYIVTGSGDKKATVYEVIY from the exons ATGTTCCCTCAGGGCCGACACCCG acgcCTCACCAGCCTCCAGGGCAGCCCTTCAAGTTCACAATCCCCGAGTCACTGGACCGGATCAAGGAGGAGTTTCAGTTTCTGCAGGCGCAGTACCACAG TTTGAAGTTGGAGTGTGAGAAGCTTGCTAGTGAGAAGAcagagatgcagagacactATGTCATG tacTATGAGATGTCCTACGGGCTCAACATAGAGATGCACAAACAG ACTGAGATTGCCAAGAGACTAAACACCATCTGTGCCCAAGTcattcccttcctctctcaggag catCAGCAGCAGGTGGTCCAAGCTGTGGAGCGAGCCAAGCAAGTGACGATGGCGGAGCTTAACGCTGTCATCGGCGTGCGTGGCCTCCCAGGCCTGCCCCCAACG CACCTCTCCCACGCCCACGCCGCGGCCGGCGGCGCCGCCTCCGTGCCCCTCACGCCCCACCCTGCCGGGCTGCATCCCTCTCAGCTGGGGGGCTCGGCGGGCCTCCTGGCGCTGTCGGGGGCCCTGGGAGCCATGCCCACCCACCACCTGGCGGTGAAGGAGGGCGGCGATAAGAAGCCCCACCCCTCCgagcctcacccccacccctccgggGCCGACCACCTTCGAG ACCGAGAGCCGGGCACA AGTAACGCCATGCTGCCCGAAAGCCTGAGGAACTCTGACAAGCGGCGAAACGGGCCGGACTTCCTCAACGACTCAAAGAAACGCAAAGTAGAGGACAAGGACTCCAGCCACTAT GACAGCGACGGGGACAAGAGTGACGATAACCTGGTGGTGGACGTCTCTAATGAG GACCCGTCGTCACCCCGGGGCACgcctcttccctctcccaggGAGAACGGCCTGGAGAAGGGACGCACCCTGAAGAAGGACCCCTGCAGCCCGGCCTCCACGGCCTCCTCGGCCAGCTCGTCCTCCCTCAAGTCCAAAGAGATGGCCATG CGTGACAAGGCAGGCACGCCAGGGTTAAAATCGACCACACCCACACCAAGAGGAGACTCCACCCCTGGACCAAGCTCCACCCCTGGGTTACGGCCCAGCCTATCAAAACCCCCCTCCATGGAAATGCCCCACCCACCAA cCGCGGGCCTGCGGACCCCTATGGCCGTGACCGGGCCGTACCCGGGTGCGTTCGGTATGCTGCCCCACGGGGTGGGGATGAACGGGGACCTGGCGGGCGCGGCCGCCTACGCCGCCGGACTGCACAACATGTCGCCTCAGATGAGCGCCGCCGCTGCGGCCGCCGCCGTCGCAGCGTACGGCCGCTCCCCCATG GTCGGCTTCGACCCCCATTCCCACATGCGGGTGGCTGGACTACCACCCAGTCTGACCGGCATCCCTGGAGGCAAACC ggcGTACTCCTTCCACGTGGCGGCCGACGGCCAGATGCAGCCCGTCCCGTTCCCACCGGACGCTCTGGTGGGCCCGGGCATCCCTCGCCACGCCCGTCAGATCAATACGCTGAACCACGGCGAGGTGGTGTGCGCAGTCACCATCAGCAACCCCACCCGCCACGTCTATACGGGCGGCAAGGGCTGCGTCAAGGTCTGGGACATCAGTCACCCCGGCAACAAGAGCCCCGTCTCCCAGCTCGACTGTCTG AACCGGGATAACTACATCCGCTCCTGCCGTCTCCTACCCGACGGCCGCACGCTCATCGTGGGCGGCGAGGCCAGCACTCTGTCCATCTGGGAcctggccacgcccactccCAGGATCAAGGCGGAGCTTACGTCGTCGGCGCCGGCGTGCTACGCCCTGGCCATCAGCCCTGACTCCAAGGTGTGCTTCTCCTGCTGCAGTGACGGGAACATCGCCGTGTGGGACCTCCACAACCAGACGCTGGTCAG GCAGTTCCAGGGACACACGGACGGGGCCAGCTGTATAGACATCTCCAACGACGGCACCAAGCTGTGGACCGGGGGCCTGGACAACACGGTCCGGTCCTGGGACCTGCGGGAGGGACGGCAGCTCCAGCAGCACGACTTCACCTCCCAG ATCTTCTCTCTGGGCTACTGTCCGACCGGAGAGTGGCTGGCCGTGGGCATGGAGAGCAGCAACGTGGAGGTCCTCCACGTCACCAAGCCTGACAAGTACCAGCTGCACCTCCACGAGAGCTGCGTCCTCTCCCTGCAGTTTGCCTCCTGCG GTAAATGGTTCGTGAGCACTGGAAAAGACAACCTACTGAACGCATGGAGAACGCCGTACGGTGCCAGCATATTCCAG TCCAAGGAGTCTTCGTCGGTGCTGAGCTGCGACATCTCAGTGGATGACAAGTACATTGTCACTGGCTCAGGGGACAAGAAGGCCACCGTCTATGAAGTTATCTACTAG
- the LOC132459862 gene encoding transducin-like enhancer protein 1 isoform X4, whose translation MFPQGRHPPPGQPFKFTIPESLDRIKEEFQFLQAQYHSLKLECEKLASEKTEMQRHYVMYYEMSYGLNIEMHKQTEIAKRLNTICAQVIPFLSQEHQQQVVQAVERAKQVTMAELNAVIGVRGLPGLPPTHLSHAHAAAGGAASVPLTPHPAGLHPSQLGGSAGLLALSGALGAMPTHHLAVKEGGDKKPHPSEPHPHPSGADHLRDREPGTSNAMLPESLRNSDKRRNGPDFLNDSKKRKVEDKDSSHYDSDGDKSDDNLVVDVSNEDPSSPRGTPLPSPRENGLEKGRTLKKDPCSPASTASSASSSSLKSKEMAMRDKAGTPGLKSTTPTPRGDSTPGPSSTPGLRPSLSKPPSMEMPHPPTAGLRTPMAVTGPYPGAFGMLPHGVGMNGDLAGAAAYAAGLHNMSPQMSAAAAAAAVAAYGRSPMVGFDPHSHMRVAGLPPSLTGIPGGKPAYSFHVAADGQMQPVPFPPDALVGPGIPRHARQINTLNHGEVVCAVTISNPTRHVYTGGKGCVKVWDISHPGNKSPVSQLDCLNRDNYIRSCRLLPDGRTLIVGGEASTLSIWDLATPTPRIKAELTSSAPACYALAISPDSKVCFSCCSDGNIAVWDLHNQTLVRQFQGHTDGASCIDISNDGTKLWTGGLDNTVRSWDLREGRQLQQHDFTSQIFSLGYCPTGEWLAVGMESSNVEVLHVTKPDKYQLHLHESCVLSLQFASCGKWFVSTGKDNLLNAWRTPYGASIFQSKESSSVLSCDISVDDKYIVTGSGDKKATVYEVIY comes from the exons ATGTTCCCTCAGGGCCGACACCCG CCTCCAGGGCAGCCCTTCAAGTTCACAATCCCCGAGTCACTGGACCGGATCAAGGAGGAGTTTCAGTTTCTGCAGGCGCAGTACCACAG TTTGAAGTTGGAGTGTGAGAAGCTTGCTAGTGAGAAGAcagagatgcagagacactATGTCATG tacTATGAGATGTCCTACGGGCTCAACATAGAGATGCACAAACAG ACTGAGATTGCCAAGAGACTAAACACCATCTGTGCCCAAGTcattcccttcctctctcaggag catCAGCAGCAGGTGGTCCAAGCTGTGGAGCGAGCCAAGCAAGTGACGATGGCGGAGCTTAACGCTGTCATCGGCGTGCGTGGCCTCCCAGGCCTGCCCCCAACG CACCTCTCCCACGCCCACGCCGCGGCCGGCGGCGCCGCCTCCGTGCCCCTCACGCCCCACCCTGCCGGGCTGCATCCCTCTCAGCTGGGGGGCTCGGCGGGCCTCCTGGCGCTGTCGGGGGCCCTGGGAGCCATGCCCACCCACCACCTGGCGGTGAAGGAGGGCGGCGATAAGAAGCCCCACCCCTCCgagcctcacccccacccctccgggGCCGACCACCTTCGAG ACCGAGAGCCGGGCACA AGTAACGCCATGCTGCCCGAAAGCCTGAGGAACTCTGACAAGCGGCGAAACGGGCCGGACTTCCTCAACGACTCAAAGAAACGCAAAGTAGAGGACAAGGACTCCAGCCACTAT GACAGCGACGGGGACAAGAGTGACGATAACCTGGTGGTGGACGTCTCTAATGAG GACCCGTCGTCACCCCGGGGCACgcctcttccctctcccaggGAGAACGGCCTGGAGAAGGGACGCACCCTGAAGAAGGACCCCTGCAGCCCGGCCTCCACGGCCTCCTCGGCCAGCTCGTCCTCCCTCAAGTCCAAAGAGATGGCCATG CGTGACAAGGCAGGCACGCCAGGGTTAAAATCGACCACACCCACACCAAGAGGAGACTCCACCCCTGGACCAAGCTCCACCCCTGGGTTACGGCCCAGCCTATCAAAACCCCCCTCCATGGAAATGCCCCACCCACCAA cCGCGGGCCTGCGGACCCCTATGGCCGTGACCGGGCCGTACCCGGGTGCGTTCGGTATGCTGCCCCACGGGGTGGGGATGAACGGGGACCTGGCGGGCGCGGCCGCCTACGCCGCCGGACTGCACAACATGTCGCCTCAGATGAGCGCCGCCGCTGCGGCCGCCGCCGTCGCAGCGTACGGCCGCTCCCCCATG GTCGGCTTCGACCCCCATTCCCACATGCGGGTGGCTGGACTACCACCCAGTCTGACCGGCATCCCTGGAGGCAAACC ggcGTACTCCTTCCACGTGGCGGCCGACGGCCAGATGCAGCCCGTCCCGTTCCCACCGGACGCTCTGGTGGGCCCGGGCATCCCTCGCCACGCCCGTCAGATCAATACGCTGAACCACGGCGAGGTGGTGTGCGCAGTCACCATCAGCAACCCCACCCGCCACGTCTATACGGGCGGCAAGGGCTGCGTCAAGGTCTGGGACATCAGTCACCCCGGCAACAAGAGCCCCGTCTCCCAGCTCGACTGTCTG AACCGGGATAACTACATCCGCTCCTGCCGTCTCCTACCCGACGGCCGCACGCTCATCGTGGGCGGCGAGGCCAGCACTCTGTCCATCTGGGAcctggccacgcccactccCAGGATCAAGGCGGAGCTTACGTCGTCGGCGCCGGCGTGCTACGCCCTGGCCATCAGCCCTGACTCCAAGGTGTGCTTCTCCTGCTGCAGTGACGGGAACATCGCCGTGTGGGACCTCCACAACCAGACGCTGGTCAG GCAGTTCCAGGGACACACGGACGGGGCCAGCTGTATAGACATCTCCAACGACGGCACCAAGCTGTGGACCGGGGGCCTGGACAACACGGTCCGGTCCTGGGACCTGCGGGAGGGACGGCAGCTCCAGCAGCACGACTTCACCTCCCAG ATCTTCTCTCTGGGCTACTGTCCGACCGGAGAGTGGCTGGCCGTGGGCATGGAGAGCAGCAACGTGGAGGTCCTCCACGTCACCAAGCCTGACAAGTACCAGCTGCACCTCCACGAGAGCTGCGTCCTCTCCCTGCAGTTTGCCTCCTGCG GTAAATGGTTCGTGAGCACTGGAAAAGACAACCTACTGAACGCATGGAGAACGCCGTACGGTGCCAGCATATTCCAG TCCAAGGAGTCTTCGTCGGTGCTGAGCTGCGACATCTCAGTGGATGACAAGTACATTGTCACTGGCTCAGGGGACAAGAAGGCCACCGTCTATGAAGTTATCTACTAG